One region of Sulfurisphaera ohwakuensis genomic DNA includes:
- a CDS encoding NAD(P)-dependent alcohol dehydrogenase, with product MKAVRIHEYNAPLQLDEVDYPKITGPYDIIVRIKGAGVCRTDLHIQEGIWKDVFNPKLPFTIGHENVGIIEEVGSAVDWLSKGDPVILHPYITCRHCKACRAGNDMHCPNGKFPGLDGTDGGYAEYLKTSAYSAIKLPKNVDPTPMAPLADAGLTAYHAVKKLKLDPDSRVVVIGIGGLGHIAVQILKAITPATIIAVDVSEDRIKLAKELGADEGVIAGADGGVNEVLKLTNNEGADAVLDFVGEHGTPKNAIRMIKKGGIYSIVGYGGEFTNTTLDFISREISVIGNLVGTYNELAELVELYAKGKVKLRTQMFRLEEANKALEMLKSGKIAGRAILVP from the coding sequence GTGAAGGCAGTTAGAATTCATGAATATAATGCACCCTTACAATTAGATGAAGTAGATTATCCAAAAATAACTGGGCCTTATGATATCATAGTAAGAATAAAGGGTGCGGGGGTTTGCAGAACTGATTTACACATTCAAGAGGGAATTTGGAAAGATGTATTTAATCCAAAACTACCCTTCACTATCGGGCATGAAAATGTAGGAATAATTGAGGAAGTTGGTAGTGCTGTGGATTGGTTAAGTAAAGGAGACCCGGTAATCCTACATCCGTACATAACTTGCAGACACTGTAAGGCATGTAGGGCTGGTAATGATATGCATTGTCCAAATGGTAAGTTTCCGGGACTTGATGGGACTGATGGAGGTTACGCTGAATATTTAAAAACATCAGCCTATTCGGCTATAAAATTGCCTAAAAATGTAGACCCAACACCAATGGCACCATTAGCAGATGCGGGTTTAACAGCTTACCACGCGGTAAAGAAATTAAAACTAGATCCAGACAGTAGGGTAGTAGTAATAGGAATAGGAGGATTGGGGCATATAGCAGTGCAAATACTGAAGGCAATAACACCTGCAACAATAATAGCTGTTGATGTTAGTGAGGATAGGATAAAATTAGCTAAGGAATTGGGAGCGGATGAGGGAGTAATAGCTGGAGCTGATGGAGGGGTTAATGAAGTATTAAAGTTAACTAACAATGAGGGAGCAGATGCGGTACTGGACTTTGTAGGAGAGCACGGTACACCTAAGAACGCTATAAGAATGATTAAAAAGGGAGGAATATACTCGATTGTAGGATACGGTGGAGAATTTACTAATACGACACTGGATTTCATTAGTAGAGAAATAAGTGTTATAGGGAATTTAGTGGGGACATATAATGAGTTAGCTGAGTTAGTTGAATTATATGCTAAAGGAAAAGTGAAATTAAGAACGCAAATGTTTCGGTTAGAGGAGGCAAATAAGGCATTAGAAATGCTTAAGAGTGGAAAAATAGCTGGAAGAGCAATATTAGTACCATAA